In Muribaculum gordoncarteri, the genomic window ACGCCTCGTTTATGATGTCGTTGAGTAGTTTGGGTTCAGTGCGTTTCATGATTGTTAATCGGTTCAACGGTTCCGTGACTTACGAGCCACAGCTTGTAGTCGCCCGTGGTGCGTGACATTATGTCGTCGAGATGGGTGCGGTTGGTGTCGGTTATGAATATCTGTCCGAAGTCGCTTTGCGTCACAAGTTCCATTATGCGCTCCACCCTTGTTGCATCGAGCTTGTCGAAAATGTCGTCGAGCAGCAGCAGCGGCATCATTCCGCACGAGCTTCTCAGAAATTCATATTGCGCGAGGCGCAGTGCAAGCGAGTAGGTTTTGCACTGACCCTGCGAGCCTGCGCGACGCATGGGCATGTCGTCGATCAGCATTTCGATGTCGTCGCGGTGAGGCCCCACCGAGGTGTGTCCCACAATTTCGTCATGACGGCGTGCGCTGTCGAGGAGCGATGTCATTGATGTCCCCGGCGATGAGAGCGTGCTTATGTATCGGAGTGTCACGTTCTCGCCCTCGCCGGCTATGGCGTGGTAGAAGGTGTTGAATATCTCGGTCAGGGTTTCGACCCATCGTGAACGTGCGTTGTGCAGGTAGGTTGCGGCCATGTCCATTTGCAGCTCGACGGCCATGTAAAGATTGTGATCGACCGAGTGGTCGCGCAACAGGCGGTTGCGCTGCTCGAGTGCGCGGTTGTAGCGGAGCAGGTTGTCGAGATATACAGGGTCGCTCTGTGAAATCACCATGTCCATGAGTCGACGGCGTTCGTCGCCGGCACCTCTTATGAGGTCGATGTCGATAGGAGCCGCTATTACGAGCGGAAACGCTCCTATGTGACTTGACAGCCGGTCATACTCTTTGCCTCCGCGCTTCAGCGACTTGCGCTTGCCTCGCGACATACCCAGCACAAGTTCCTCTTCGGCTCCCCGGCGCAGATAGTTGCCTTTGAGTATGGCAAAGTCCTCGCCTCGCCGCATGACCATGGAGTCGGTCATCCCGGTGAAGCTTTTGCAGAAGCTGAGGTAGTAGACGGCGTCGAGCAGGTTGCTCTTGCCCATGCCGTTGTTGCCGAGGAAGCAGTTGACCTTGGGTGAAAACTCCAGCCGTGCCTCCTCGAAATTCTTGAAATTGGTGATTGAAAGATGTCTTAATATCATAGTCAGTACAAACTTACACAAAAATCCCCGAAATCTTGCGATTCGGGGATTGTAAAATTTTGCTGACTTAGAGTTTTGCGGTGGTTGTTAGGCTGTTATTTCTCGGCCCAGGGCATCCATTTCATGTAGTCGACCTCGCTGAACATGTCGGCGCGGGTGATGTTGGTGTCGATTTCGGGCTTGTCGAGCAGGAATCGGTCGACAAATGCCTCAACCTCTGGATACTGGCTCTCGGGAAGCTGGCAGTGGCCGTGGTTGCCTTCGATTGAGAATCCCATGCGCTCCTCGATGCCGAATGTGCGCCACACTTCGCGCGCTGCACGGCTTGACACATAGTTTGACTCGTCGGCGAGCCACTCGAAATCGGTGTTTCCAAGCACGAGCAAGGCTCGGGGTGCTATGAGCGCAGCCACCTGGTGGTGGTCGATGGGGAGTCGCGACACATTCTCTTCGGCAAACTGTGCCATGCTTTCAAGGAACCATGAGTAGTTGGTGCGTCCGAGTGTTTCCACGTTGCCGAGAGTTTCCGACACTCTCCAGGCGTCGACTCCGCCGCCTCCGGGCTCCTGTGCTATTGTGAGGGCTATGCGCTCGTCAAGCGCTCCTGAGAATAACGCCATCTTTCCGGCAAACGAGCATCCGGTTATGCCAAGGTGTTTCAAGTCGATGCGCGATTGCTCGCCCACGATCTCAAGTCCGTCGATAATTCGGCTCACACCCCAGGGCCATGCGCTGTAGGCTCCTATTTGTATCATGTCGGGGTATATGCGGTTGATGGGCTCGGTGCCGCGTTTCTGGGTGTGCGACATCACCTGCGTGAAGTTGAATGCTATACCGGCAATGTTGCGGCTCTCGAATATCTGCGGAGGCAGCGATCCGTAGGGGAATCCCACGCCTATCATGGCCGGGAAGGGCCCGTCGCCTTCGGGATATTTTATAGTGGCCGAGAGGTTGAGGGTTTCGCCTCCGTTGTGCACGGTCACGCGCAGGGTATCATTGTCCATGAATGCCTCGATGCTGTCGCGGCTCACTACCGGCTTTTCGCCTATTTCGTAGTGGTAGAGCTGCTGGATTATTTCGGAGCGGTGGCGCGCCCAGTCATCGAATCGGGTTGAGCGTCCGCTACCGTCGGCCCATGCAAACGGGTCGGGCAGGGTGGCTATTTCGGGAAGCTGCTGCAGTCCCGGCATCTCGATTGCGGGATAGTTGTCGGCAGTGTTCTCGCGGTCGTAGACTGTCGGTATTTCCTTGGGTTGGCATGACGCGAGCATAATCGCAATCAGCGGCAGGGAGAGGGTTGATAATTTCATCGGCTTAAAATTAGGTTAATTAAGTTATGACTTCAATCAGTAAAAAAGGTTTAACGGGCGCTTGTGTAAAAGTTGCGGGGCAGGGTGGTGTAGATGAATCGCGGTGAAATCAGATGCGTGAAATCGAGGAGGTTAATCACATTTAGTTAGAATGATTCTAAATAACGGGTGAATTTCATCATTTTTGAGTATTTAGCGGGTTAGAGGGTAAAACTAATTTTGCATAAACAAAAATTAACCAAAAATGAGTATGTACATAGTGCGAAATTCACTCTTGGCCCTGACCGTTGCAGCAGGTTGCGCATCGGGTTATGCGCAGGATTCAACCGCAGTCGACAGTTACGACAAGTTCCGCTTTGGCGGTTACGGTGAAATTGTGGCATCGTTCAAGGATTATGGTATAAACCGCTTTCAGAAGGATGGCGCGACACGCGAAAACCGCAATACGATATCGATTCCGCGATTTGTCCTTGCGCTTGACTACAAATTCAATCCCAAGTGGGTACTTGGCGCTGAAATCGAGTTTGAATCGGGCGGCACCGGCTCGGCTTATGAAATTGAGAACACCGAAAACGGTGAGTATGAAACCGAGATAGAGAAGGGCGGCGAGGTGGCTCTTGAGCAGTTTCATATAACGCGCGTCATATCCCGCGGGCTGAATGTGCGTGTAGGACATCAGATAGTGCCTGTGGGGCTTACCAATGCCCACCATGAGCCTATCAACTTCTTCGGCACCGAGCGCCCCGAGGGTGAAACAACACTCCTGCCTTCGACATGGCATGAAACGGGATTGTCGCTGTTTGGCTCGTTGGGGCGTGGCTACGGCCGATTGGACTATGAGGTTATGGCTGTGGCCGCACTTAATGCCAACGGCTTTGACCGCAATGAGTGGATCGCCGGCGGTAAGCAGGGATTCTTTGAAAACGACAATTTCACATCGCCGGGCTATGTCGTGCGCATTGATTACCGGGGTGTGCCCGGATTGCGCACCGGAGTTTCGGCCTACTACTGCCGAAACACGGGAGCCAACTCCGACAAGTCGCAGACCTATAAGAGCTACGGGCGTATTCCGCTCACGCTGGTGTCGTGGGATGCACAGTACCGCAACCGCTATGTCACGGCACGGGCCAACGTGCTTTACGGCCATCTCGGAAACAGTGCGGCCGTAAACGATGTCAACGGTAAGCTATCCAACGCATCGCCCTATAGCCGGCTCACGCCTGTAGCCAAGAATGCACTCGCCTACAGTGCCGAAGTCGGAGTCAATTTAGCCTCTGTTTCGGGCATCAGGCAGTGTCC contains:
- the recF gene encoding DNA replication/repair protein RecF (All proteins in this family for which functions are known are DNA-binding proteins that assist the filamentation of RecA onto DNA for the initiation of recombination or recombinational repair.) — its product is MILRHLSITNFKNFEEARLEFSPKVNCFLGNNGMGKSNLLDAVYYLSFCKSFTGMTDSMVMRRGEDFAILKGNYLRRGAEEELVLGMSRGKRKSLKRGGKEYDRLSSHIGAFPLVIAAPIDIDLIRGAGDERRRLMDMVISQSDPVYLDNLLRYNRALEQRNRLLRDHSVDHNLYMAVELQMDMAATYLHNARSRWVETLTEIFNTFYHAIAGEGENVTLRYISTLSSPGTSMTSLLDSARRHDEIVGHTSVGPHRDDIEMLIDDMPMRRAGSQGQCKTYSLALRLAQYEFLRSSCGMMPLLLLDDIFDKLDATRVERIMELVTQSDFGQIFITDTNRTHLDDIMSRTTGDYKLWLVSHGTVEPINNHETH
- a CDS encoding alpha/beta hydrolase family protein; the protein is MKLSTLSLPLIAIMLASCQPKEIPTVYDRENTADNYPAIEMPGLQQLPEIATLPDPFAWADGSGRSTRFDDWARHRSEIIQQLYHYEIGEKPVVSRDSIEAFMDNDTLRVTVHNGGETLNLSATIKYPEGDGPFPAMIGVGFPYGSLPPQIFESRNIAGIAFNFTQVMSHTQKRGTEPINRIYPDMIQIGAYSAWPWGVSRIIDGLEIVGEQSRIDLKHLGITGCSFAGKMALFSGALDERIALTIAQEPGGGGVDAWRVSETLGNVETLGRTNYSWFLESMAQFAEENVSRLPIDHHQVAALIAPRALLVLGNTDFEWLADESNYVSSRAAREVWRTFGIEERMGFSIEGNHGHCQLPESQYPEVEAFVDRFLLDKPEIDTNITRADMFSEVDYMKWMPWAEK